CTTTTAATAAATGAGCTTAACGCTACTAAGGGCATGCGCAACCACGTCGCACAGATAGCAAAACATATAGTTCATACAATGGTTTGTCTATATGCTTCCTGCAAACTATATATATTTAATTCATGCATGGATACATAAAGGAGTATACTATTTTGTTGATGTATGCCGTGTAGGAGAATACAATCATGTCAGAAGGAGTATATGTAATGTtacatttttattttaattatttCCTACCTTCTTGCTGATCTAAAAGACCTCTCGTTgatttctatctttttttttattaaggGTTGTATTGTAAAAATGGCAGGCATCCTTATTCGAACTACCTCTCTCTCATTGACTCTCGtgtctcctccctctctctcaatcTCGTCTTTCGATCAGTTAGGGCGTGGTGATCGGCGAGACTAGCAGGTCGTCTCCAGCAGCAGACACAACACATCATGGCTGGCACTATGTCCAGTGGCGGGTGTGGCTCGGTATGGGCTGTGCGCGTGCAAGCCAGGTTTGCGCATCATTGCTGAATTTTTCCTCATCAAAAGGAGCATCGCTACAACAAATCATGAGCGTGCACTTGAATAGACAACACCGTCATTGGGAGAAGATAACCTGTACAATGCATTGGTGTCTTCTCAGAGGGCTAGCCACTACTAGATGATTGCTTGCATCTCTCTCTTTCTAGCTACTTGTTACCCACTTTTGTAAACAActatttgtagctgcgaaaAGTAAGAGTGGGTGACACATCCACCCCTGCAAATGCCATTTCAATCAGCCCTACAAATCTTTTTTAGTAGTGTAAAGAGAGGGttagaaaatccaaaaaaaatctCAAGGTTCTACTTGGACTACCTGCAGAAGTGTATCGCTCCATCATGGTCCACAAGAGGACCAAGTAATCTCTAGTGATAATCTTTTCTCCACACTGGATCAGCAGATTCCAAACCGATTGAGCACAACACTTCATGGTACTTCCACAAAGCACCTCCTTGAAAGGTTACGAAGAATCAACACCGCCACCAATGCAAGCCATCTAGGGATGCAATCATGCAGATCACCGAGAGTAGCAAGCAAAGGACGACCTCACTTGATCAGCACAAGTGATAGGGATGGGTATGCACGCTTGCTACACCCTAAGCACTAGTAATCAAAATGCAAGCATAGAGATATATAACCAGTCGTGTGTATTTTAATGAGCAAGACCAATTTAGCTAACGAAGAACTGTCACCACATAATGCATTTGATGTCAAACAGCAGCAAGAACCATAGGTTAGTTATACGTCAACAGTTAGTGTGACTGATTAGAAGACAACCAAAAACAACTATATGATGATCAATATGAGCAAATACATGCTATGCAAACTTGTATATATACATAACACATGCCATCATACTGTTTACTTATTATTAAACTCCCATGCACATATATTGCTGACATTATTCATATACAAGCCCATCGAAAAAGGGCGATCGATCAGTAGACGCACGCACCATTGCAGTAAAGTTACAACAAAACATCTaaaaagaagaggaaatcaCACATCAAAGGCCATCTCTCTCACTCACTAGCTCCTACGTACAAGAAAAGAAGCTAGCAAGCTACTTTGCCTCAGTTATTCCTGTCAGAACACTGGACGGGAAAAAACCTGCCCTTGGCACCACCGCACCGTCTCTATAGCCAGAGCGCGCCGGCGTTCTTGAGCATGGGCACGAGCTCGCCGCCGAGGTGGAGGGACATGATCCTGTTGGTGCCGCCGACGAGCTTGCCTCCGATGAAGACGGCAGGGACGGCAGGGCCCCTGCCGCCGAGCATCTTGAGCAGGGCGCGCTCCATCTCCTTGCCCCTGGGGTCGCTGTCCAGCTCGTGCACAAGAGCGTTCACGCTCAGGTCCTGCATTAGCTTCGTCACCGTGTGGCACATGCAGCAGGAGCTCAGCGTGAACACCACCACTGCCCTCTCTGATGCCAGCTTCATCACGCGGTCCATTTGCTATGCTTTGGTTTCTTGGCTGCAAGAAGTGACCTCTCtaggtctctctctctctc
This sequence is a window from Setaria italica strain Yugu1 chromosome III, Setaria_italica_v2.0, whole genome shotgun sequence. Protein-coding genes within it:
- the LOC101765931 gene encoding putative glutaredoxin-C14; the protein is MDRVMKLASERAVVVFTLSSCCMCHTVTKLMQDLSVNALVHELDSDPRGKEMERALLKMLGGRGPAVPAVFIGGKLVGGTNRIMSLHLGGELVPMLKNAGALWL